One window of Balearica regulorum gibbericeps isolate bBalReg1 chromosome 20, bBalReg1.pri, whole genome shotgun sequence genomic DNA carries:
- the PTGES2 gene encoding prostaglandin E synthase 2 isoform X1: MAAAGRAWRAAALLSTWRLRAPRRAYGTVAGGGGGGGSGGGRLLLGAAFALGGGAGLYLAARHRLREHSAAELPAGSLQLTLYQYKTCPFCSKVRAFLDYHGLPYEIVEVNPIMRKEIKFSTYRKVPILLANAGSPLQLNDSSVIISAIKTYLISKRNSLEEIVSFYPPMKTVTEQGKEVFEYGNKYWLMLDEKETKRVYPVKEVRVEEMKWRKWADDWLVHLISPNVYRTPREALASFDYIVREGKFGTVEGFFAKYLGAVAMFFISKRLKKRHHLQDNVREDLYEAVNEWVKAVGKHRLFMGGNQPNLADLAVYGVLRVMEGLEAFDDMMVHTKIQPWYQRMEEVIQKAEVAI; this comes from the exons ATGGCGGCCGCCGGTAGGGCCTGGCGGGCAGCCGCGCTGCTGTCGACCTGGAGGCTGCGGGCCCCGCGCCGAGCCTACGGTAccgtggcaggaggaggaggaggaggagggagcggcGGGGGCCGCCTACTGCTGGGCGCTGCCTTCGCGCTGGGCGGTGGCGCCGGCCTCTACCTGGCGGCGCGGCACCGCCTGCGGGAGCACTCGGCCGCTGAG CTGCCTGCAGGAAGCCTGCAGCTCACTCTCTACCAGTATAAAACGTGTCCTTTCTGCAGTAAAGTCCGAGCTTTTCTCGATTATCATGGACTGCCCTATGAAATTGTGGAAGTGAACCCAATAATGAGAAAAGAGATCAAATTCTCTACCTACAGAAAGGTGCCTATCCTGCTAGCCAATGCTGGAAGCCCTCTG caattgAATGACTCTTCGGTGATCATCAGTGCAATAAAGACCTATCTCATTTCCAA GAGGAATAGCTTAGAAGAAATTGTGTCCTTTTATCCTCCTATGAAAACTGTGACAGAGCAAGGCAAGGAGGTATTTGAATATGGGAATAAATACTGGCTCATGCTGGATGAGAAGGAGACAAAGCGAGTCTATCCTGTCAAAGAAGTGAGAGT GGAAGAAATGAAGTGGAGAAAATGGGCAGATGATTGGCTTGTTCACCTCATCTCCCCCAACGTTTACCGTACCCCCAGAGAAGCCTTGGCATCTTTTGATTACATCGTCCGTGAGGGGAAGTTTGGCACCGTGGAAGGTTTTTTTGCCAAGTACTTGGGGGCTGTTGCCATGTTCTTCATTAGCAAGAGGCTGAAGAAAAG ACATCACCTTCAAGATAATGTCCGAGAAGATTTGTATGAAGCAGTTAACGAGTGGGTAAAAGCTGTTGGCAAACATCGACTGTTCATGGGTGGAAACCAGCCGAACCTTGCTGACTTG GCAGTGTACGGAGTCCTCCGAGTCATGGAAGGACTGGAAGCTTTTGACGACATGATGGTTCACACCAAGATTCAGCCTTGGTACCAACGCATGGAAGAAGTCATTCAAAAAGCTGAAGTTGCAATCTGA
- the PTGES2 gene encoding prostaglandin E synthase 2 isoform X2: MRKEIKFSTYRKVPILLANAGSPLQLNDSSVIISAIKTYLISKRNSLEEIVSFYPPMKTVTEQGKEVFEYGNKYWLMLDEKETKRVYPVKEVRVEEMKWRKWADDWLVHLISPNVYRTPREALASFDYIVREGKFGTVEGFFAKYLGAVAMFFISKRLKKRHHLQDNVREDLYEAVNEWVKAVGKHRLFMGGNQPNLADLAVYGVLRVMEGLEAFDDMMVHTKIQPWYQRMEEVIQKAEVAI; this comes from the exons ATGAGAAAAGAGATCAAATTCTCTACCTACAGAAAGGTGCCTATCCTGCTAGCCAATGCTGGAAGCCCTCTG caattgAATGACTCTTCGGTGATCATCAGTGCAATAAAGACCTATCTCATTTCCAA GAGGAATAGCTTAGAAGAAATTGTGTCCTTTTATCCTCCTATGAAAACTGTGACAGAGCAAGGCAAGGAGGTATTTGAATATGGGAATAAATACTGGCTCATGCTGGATGAGAAGGAGACAAAGCGAGTCTATCCTGTCAAAGAAGTGAGAGT GGAAGAAATGAAGTGGAGAAAATGGGCAGATGATTGGCTTGTTCACCTCATCTCCCCCAACGTTTACCGTACCCCCAGAGAAGCCTTGGCATCTTTTGATTACATCGTCCGTGAGGGGAAGTTTGGCACCGTGGAAGGTTTTTTTGCCAAGTACTTGGGGGCTGTTGCCATGTTCTTCATTAGCAAGAGGCTGAAGAAAAG ACATCACCTTCAAGATAATGTCCGAGAAGATTTGTATGAAGCAGTTAACGAGTGGGTAAAAGCTGTTGGCAAACATCGACTGTTCATGGGTGGAAACCAGCCGAACCTTGCTGACTTG GCAGTGTACGGAGTCCTCCGAGTCATGGAAGGACTGGAAGCTTTTGACGACATGATGGTTCACACCAAGATTCAGCCTTGGTACCAACGCATGGAAGAAGTCATTCAAAAAGCTGAAGTTGCAATCTGA
- the BBLN gene encoding bublin coiled-coil protein produces the protein MSGPNGEPHVPVGGAGGNDDGDDGDSFGEEEYAAINSMLDQINSCLDHLEEKNDYLHACLKELLESNRQTRLEFQQQSEQQNTEADVQGSQPPA, from the exons ATGTCGGGGCCGAACGGGGAGCCGCACGTGCCGGTGGGCGGTGCCGGCGGCAACGATGACGGCGACGACGGGGACAGCTTCGGGGAGGAAG aATATGCAGCAATAAACTCCATGCTGGACCAGATCAACTCCTGCTTGGATCACCTGGAGGAGAAGAATGATTATCTACACGCCTGCTTGAAAGAACTGCTGGAGTCCAACCGCCAGACCCGCCTGGAGTTCCAGCAGCAGAGCGAGCAGCAGAACACAGAAGCTGACGTGCAGGGATCACAGCCTCCTGCCTAG